CGAATCGCTCGCCTTCAGCGAGCCCGGACTTGACTTCCAACACTGTCGCTGGGGTGGCGGATCGCTCGCCTTCAGCGAGCCCGGACTTGACTTCTAACACTGACCCTGGGCTGGCGGATCTGTCCCTTTCAGACAAAAAACGGCGGCCCTGGCTCAGAACTTATGACCGGCAGCACTAGTTGCCGATGGCGATGAGGTGGTTTTGGGTGCGCCAGTACCAGGTGCCGTCGACCAGGGCCGGGGAGGCCAGGATGGGCTCGCCCATTTCGTTGGTGTGGAGCAGGTTGTACTCGCGTCCGGCCTGCACCACGAAAGTCTGGCCCTCGTCGTTGGTGAAGAAGAGCTTGTCGCCGACAGCCACCGGCGAAGACGAGAAGCCTTCGCGGACGGGCTTGCCCATGCGGGCTTGGTAAACCAGGTCGCCGCTTTCCGCCTCATAGACGGTGAGGATGCTCAGCATGTCGTTGATCATGTAGAGCAGGTCCCCGTGGAGGATGGGCGAGGGGACGAAGGGCGAACCCTTGGCGGCCCGCCATTCCAGGTGGGTCTCGGTAACGTCTCCCGAGCCGCCGGGACGGATGGCCAGGGTGGGGCCGGCGCGTCCCGAACTGCAGAAGAGCAGTCCATGGCCCACCACGGGCGTTGGGATGACCTCGAAGGTGTTGCCGCGACAGGTCCACAGTTCGCTGCCGGTCTCGGGGTCGTAGGCGTTGACGGCCCGGTTGCTGCTGACCACGATCTCGTCGCGGTCTCCGGCGCGCACGGCCACGGGAGTTCCCCAGCCCACGCGTCCCTCGCGCGGGGTGCGCCAGATCTCCTCGCCGCTGTGCTTGTTGAAAGCGGCGATAAAGGCGTTCTCGGGCAGGTCCTGATAGAGGATCAGCTTGTCTTTGTAGAGCAGGGGGGAACCGGCGGTCCCGTGAAAGGCGCGGCTGACGTCGCCCACGCCGGCGGTCCAGGCGATCTTGCCCTCGAAGTCGACCGCCATCAGCCCGTGTCCGCCCAAGTAGGCGTAGACCCGCTCACCGTCGGTGACGGGCGTGGAGGAGGCGAATCCGTTCTTGGGATAGGGCCGGGCCAGCTTGGGATCGGTAGGTGCGAAAGCTTCCCAGGCCAGGCTGCCGTCCGACCGCTCGAAGGCCAGAATGGCGCGCCGTTCTCCGCCCTCGTAGGCACTGGTGAGAAAAATGTAATCGCCCCACACGATGGGAGAGGAGTTGCCCGCTCCGGGCACCTCGGTCTTCCAGAGCACGTTTTCGCTGGACGACCAGGTGACGGGATACCCCTCGCCCTTGACCCATCCTTGCCCCGAAGGCCCGCGCCAGCGCGGCCAGTACTGCCGGCCCTCCTCGGACACTCCCAGCATGTAAACGCCGCTCTCGTCGGCCTCGTTGGAGGCCTTTTCCGAGGCTTTCTCAGCCGTAGCCGAAGTCATCAGCACCGAAGCCGCGAGCAGCAAAGCGGCAACCGTCATCCATCCCCAAACCGCACGTCCGCGCATCTTCACCTCCGCCTGTTAACCAGTTGGCTCCAAAGACGAGCCGCCCAATCCCATTGTTCCGTGAATCGCCTCTGCGGCGCAAGCCCGCGGCCTTAAGGACGCTGGAAGAGAGAGGGGTTGAGGGTGCGGGCCTTCTGCAGGTGCTCCTGGGCCTTTTCGGGGTTGCCGGCGCGTCCGTAGGCCGAGGCCAGATTGGCGTGCAGGAGGGCGTTCTCGGGCTCCAGGGAAACCGCCTTCTCGAGGATGCCGATGGCCTCCTGATGGCGGTTGGCCAGGGAGTAGCTGGCGCCCAGGTTCCCCATCACGAAGACATCGGCGGGGG
This genomic stretch from Acidobacteriota bacterium harbors:
- a CDS encoding PQQ-binding-like beta-propeller repeat protein, which produces MRGRAVWGWMTVAALLLAASVLMTSATAEKASEKASNEADESGVYMLGVSEEGRQYWPRWRGPSGQGWVKGEGYPVTWSSSENVLWKTEVPGAGNSSPIVWGDYIFLTSAYEGGERRAILAFERSDGSLAWEAFAPTDPKLARPYPKNGFASSTPVTDGERVYAYLGGHGLMAVDFEGKIAWTAGVGDVSRAFHGTAGSPLLYKDKLILYQDLPENAFIAAFNKHSGEEIWRTPREGRVGWGTPVAVRAGDRDEIVVSSNRAVNAYDPETGSELWTCRGNTFEVIPTPVVGHGLLFCSSGRAGPTLAIRPGGSGDVTETHLEWRAAKGSPFVPSPILHGDLLYMINDMLSILTVYEAESGDLVYQARMGKPVREGFSSSPVAVGDKLFFTNDEGQTFVVQAGREYNLLHTNEMGEPILASPALVDGTWYWRTQNHLIAIGN